A window of Cryptomeria japonica chromosome 3, Sugi_1.0, whole genome shotgun sequence contains these coding sequences:
- the LOC131874392 gene encoding uncharacterized protein LOC131874392 encodes MVVKDIEYPEVKFASMVIGYRVYHLSQMNSIPEAAIHTTYQMLKENVDYDLAKASRAQLMLNIESINKDKYEDSICFMVDKDTCQMEVAVTRTSWVMSMGYEIEANILNIYVGHLLSKSVDPNVPRFGTFKEKSIQVHVELPTLEIAKKVRKEEQFSIAQGFTKEMIDEARTRFEEKKAGTSNAPTDRQTRSANVKKENPPPPLEIQIGRKEKQDEPQAPKATGKKKKEQAQRFSKATIEEEAEEIESRGSKKELRASGKKSKVVGAPIVKIVKSQSVQVETKEILKNFLGLVKEEPEMIETSEEEDILEALVIEGELSDIFEIDEIFTQTVIELEGDDTFVPIVTSKEPKDEEMQKDTQESVQIDVEKTTKPLVKAQEKQKEEAHEQKVTYRSLTSKKIIDDDEDDDTMSIQGLINMDMLSQKELMEIASIDTDSLTTPIEKLDHLVTSAGEQMKILGEGALHNVETGYEKKIIEMLTKAIDKDREGLTVNMDQIKEAVKNGGKIMSTICNFSLFLDDIDKKRKESQQELRILSESFDPLNDSTTFFGRFVIVVQHKLKAYEAEQVKRTTSLQELQTHLVPKLQILQRIQRDRGNFDYT; translated from the exons ATGGTAGTAAAAGATATTGAATATCCAGAAGTGAAGTTTGCATCTATGGTCATCGGCTACAGAGTATACCATTTGAGCCAGATGAATAGCATTCCTGAAGCTGCTATCCACACAACTTACCAGatgttgaaagagaatgttgattatgatctaGCAAAAGCCTCGAGAGCACAACTGATGTTGAATATTGAATCAATCAACAAGGACAA GTATGAAGACtccatttgttttatggttgataaagataCTTGTCAGATGGAAGTTGCAGTTACAAGAACTTCATGGGTCATGTCTATGGGGTATGAGATAGAGGCGAATATCTTGAATATTTATGTTGGACATCTTCTATCTAAATCGGTAGATCCTAATGTACCTAGGTTtggcacatttaaggagaaatcaaTACAGGTACATGTTGAATTACCCACACTGGAAATAGCCAAAAAGGTCAGGAAAGAAGAGCAATTTTCTATTGCACAAGGTTTCACAAAGGAAATGATTGATGAAGCTAGAACTAGATTTGAAGAAAAGAAGGCAGGAACCTCTAATGCACCCACCGATAGACAAACTAGAagtgcaaatgtcaagaaggagaatCCCCCTCCTCCTCTAGAGATACAAATCGGGAGAAAAGAAAAACAAGATGAGCcacaagcacctaaagctacagggaaaaagaagaaagaacaagCCCAAAGATTTTCTAAAGCTACTATAGAGGAAGAAGCAGAGGAAATAGAATCAAGAGGAAGCAAGAAAGAATTAAGAGCAAGTGGCAAGAAATCTAAAGTGGTTGGTGCACCTATTGTTAAAATAGTTAAATCACAG TCAGTGCAAGTTGAGACTAAGgagattttgaagaattttttaggACTTGTAAAAGAGGAACCAGAGATGATAGAAACTTCTGAGGAAGAAGATATTCTTGAGGCACTGGTAATTGAAGGTGAACTATCGGAtatatttgaaattgatgagataTTTACTCAAACAGTGATAGAATTGGAAGGTGATGACACATTTGTTCCTATTGTCACATCAAAAGAACCG aaagatgaagaaatgcagAAAGATACTCAAGAGAGTGTGCAAATAGATGTTGAGAAAACAACAAAGCCACTGGTAAAGGCacaagagaagcagaaagaagaagcaCATGAGCAGAAAGTGACCTACCGGTCACTTACTTCAaagaagatcattgatgatgatgaagatgatgacacAATGTCTATTCAAGGATTGataaatatggatatgttgagtcaaaaagaattgatggagattgcatcG ATTGATACTGATAGTCTCACAACTCCCATTGAGAAACTAGACCACTTGGTCACATCTGCAGGAGAGCAAATGAAAATTCTTGGAGAGGGTGCTCTACACAATGTAGAGACAGGAtatgaaaagaaaataattgagATGTTGACCAAGGCAATTGACAAAGACAGAGAAGGTCTTACTGTGAACATGGACCAAATcaaagaagcagtgaagaatggaGGTAAAATTATGTCAACAatttgcaacttttcattgtttcttGATGATATTGACAAGAAGAGAAAGGAATCTCAGCAGGAGCTAAGGattttgagtgaatcatttgatcccTTAAATGATTCAACTACATTTTTTGGTAGATTTGTTATAGTAGTACAGCATAAGCTTAAGGCATATGAGGCAGAACAGGTTAAGAGGACTACATCACTGCAAGAGTTA